Proteins from a genomic interval of Streptomyces sp. Tu6071:
- a CDS encoding class I SAM-dependent methyltransferase, protein MSGHPQHTVDEDFGDGRAFWEGRYAESDRIWSGEPNTALVREVAELPPGRALDLGCGEGADVVWLARQGWTVTGTDIAETALVRARAHAAEAGVADRTRFEQHVLGASFPEGAYDLVTASFLHSPDVSFPREAILRRAAEAVAPGGTLLVIGHAGLAPWETYEEGDPHLALHLPSPQEVLESLRLPEGEWDVLTAAEHDRVQHAPDGEAHHRRDNALKVRRHAA, encoded by the coding sequence ATGAGCGGGCACCCCCAGCACACGGTCGACGAGGACTTCGGCGACGGGCGCGCCTTCTGGGAGGGGCGGTACGCGGAGAGCGACCGCATCTGGAGCGGCGAGCCCAACACGGCGCTCGTCCGCGAGGTCGCCGAGCTGCCCCCGGGCCGCGCGCTCGACCTCGGCTGCGGCGAGGGCGCCGACGTCGTGTGGCTCGCCCGGCAGGGCTGGACCGTCACGGGCACCGACATCGCCGAGACCGCCCTCGTCCGCGCCCGCGCGCACGCCGCCGAGGCGGGCGTCGCCGACCGCACGCGCTTCGAGCAGCACGTCCTCGGCGCGAGCTTCCCCGAGGGCGCGTACGACCTCGTCACCGCGTCCTTCCTGCACTCGCCCGACGTCTCCTTCCCGCGCGAGGCGATCCTGCGCCGTGCCGCCGAGGCCGTCGCCCCCGGCGGCACGCTCCTCGTCATCGGGCACGCGGGCCTCGCGCCCTGGGAGACCTACGAGGAGGGCGATCCGCACCTCGCGCTCCACCTGCCCTCGCCCCAGGAGGTCCTGGAGAGCCTGCGGCTTCCCGAGGGAGAGTGGGACGTCCTGACCGCCGCCGAGCACGACCGGGTGCAGCACGCCCCGGACGGCGAGGCCCACCACCGCAGGGACAACGCGCTGAAGGTGCGTCGGCACGCGGCCTGA
- a CDS encoding cation-translocating P-type ATPase, translating to MTDGVKADEGPGGGVGAGDGAAAGLSAAEVAERVRRGEVNDVPVRSSRSLREIVRANVFTRFNAIIGVLWLVMLAVAPFQDSLFGYVIVANTAIGIFQEWRAKRTLDSLAVISEAKPTVRRDGRSREVSASELVLGDLVEIGPGDKIPVDGEVAEAESLEIDESLLTGEADPVVKRPGDQVMSGSFVVAGGGAFTATKVGREAYAARLAEEASRFTLVSSELRSGISTILKYVTWAMVPTAIGLVISQLVVKENSFKDAVARTVGGIVPMVPEGLVLLTSVAFAIGVIRLGRKQCLVQELPAIEGLARVDTVCLDKTGTLTEGGMDVSRLTPLGHCDEKRAATVLGALGASDPRPNASLQAVIDAYPDTSGWRVEQAQPFSSARKYSGASFAGQGGWLLGAPDILLPAGHPALAETEELNRQGLRVLLLAKAREGAALDAPDAAEGADPAALVVLEQRLRPDAAETLKYFEEQHVAAKVISGDNAVAVGAVAAKLGLPGADSAVDARELPKDRAELASAIEEHTVFGRVTPQQKREMVAALQSRGHTVAMTGDGVNDVLALKDAEIGVSMGSGSEATRAVAQIVLLNNSFATLPSVVAEGRRVIGNITRVATLFLIKTVYSVLLAVLVVCSQVEYPFLPRHLTLLSTLTIGVPAFFLALAPNKERARPHFVRRVMRYAIPCGVVAGAATFVAYLIARAHYSGHGALDAETSVATLTLFLISLWVLAIVARPYTWWRVLLVAVMGLAFLLVLTVPWLQDFFALKLVGTTMPWTGVLIAVIASVVLEFVWRWAGRRFPSEPAAQTPARARRLARRGGATRADEEE from the coding sequence ATGACGGATGGGGTGAAGGCCGACGAAGGGCCTGGGGGCGGGGTGGGGGCCGGTGACGGGGCCGCCGCCGGGCTGAGTGCTGCCGAGGTCGCGGAGCGGGTGCGGCGGGGGGAGGTCAACGACGTCCCCGTGCGCAGTTCGCGGTCGCTCAGGGAGATCGTGCGGGCGAACGTCTTCACGCGCTTCAACGCGATCATCGGGGTGCTGTGGCTGGTCATGCTCGCCGTGGCGCCCTTCCAGGACAGCCTCTTCGGGTACGTGATCGTCGCCAACACCGCGATCGGCATCTTCCAGGAGTGGCGTGCCAAGCGGACGCTCGACTCGCTCGCCGTGATCAGCGAGGCGAAGCCGACCGTGCGCAGGGACGGGCGCTCGCGCGAGGTCTCCGCGAGTGAGCTGGTGCTCGGGGACCTCGTCGAGATCGGGCCCGGGGACAAGATCCCGGTCGACGGCGAGGTCGCCGAGGCCGAGAGCCTGGAGATCGACGAATCGCTGCTCACGGGCGAGGCCGACCCCGTCGTCAAGCGGCCCGGGGACCAGGTGATGTCGGGGAGCTTCGTCGTCGCGGGCGGCGGGGCCTTCACCGCGACGAAGGTGGGGCGCGAGGCGTACGCGGCGCGGCTCGCCGAGGAGGCTTCGCGGTTCACGCTCGTCAGTTCCGAGCTGCGCTCCGGCATCTCCACGATCCTCAAGTACGTCACCTGGGCGATGGTGCCGACGGCGATCGGGCTCGTCATCAGTCAGCTCGTCGTCAAGGAGAACAGCTTCAAGGACGCCGTGGCCCGCACGGTCGGCGGCATCGTGCCGATGGTCCCCGAGGGGCTCGTGCTGCTCACGTCCGTCGCCTTCGCGATCGGCGTGATCCGGCTCGGGCGCAAGCAGTGCCTCGTGCAGGAGCTGCCCGCGATCGAGGGGCTCGCGCGGGTCGACACGGTGTGCCTCGACAAGACGGGGACGCTCACCGAGGGCGGCATGGACGTCTCCCGGCTCACCCCGCTCGGGCACTGCGACGAGAAGCGGGCCGCGACGGTGCTCGGCGCCCTCGGCGCCTCCGACCCGCGCCCCAACGCGAGCCTCCAGGCCGTCATCGACGCGTACCCGGACACGAGCGGCTGGCGGGTCGAGCAGGCGCAGCCGTTCTCCTCGGCGCGCAAGTACTCGGGCGCCTCGTTCGCCGGGCAGGGCGGCTGGCTGCTCGGCGCCCCCGACATCCTGCTGCCCGCCGGGCATCCGGCGCTCGCGGAGACCGAGGAGCTGAACCGGCAGGGCCTGCGGGTGCTGCTCCTCGCGAAGGCCCGCGAGGGCGCGGCGCTCGACGCGCCCGACGCCGCCGAGGGCGCCGATCCCGCCGCGCTCGTCGTCCTCGAACAGCGGCTGCGCCCGGACGCGGCCGAGACGCTGAAGTACTTCGAGGAGCAGCACGTCGCGGCGAAGGTCATCTCGGGCGACAACGCGGTCGCGGTCGGCGCCGTCGCGGCGAAGCTGGGGCTGCCGGGGGCGGACAGCGCGGTGGACGCGCGCGAGCTGCCGAAGGACCGGGCGGAGCTGGCCTCGGCGATCGAGGAGCACACCGTCTTCGGGCGCGTGACGCCGCAGCAGAAGCGCGAGATGGTCGCCGCGCTCCAGTCGCGCGGGCACACGGTCGCGATGACGGGCGACGGCGTCAACGACGTCCTCGCGCTCAAGGACGCGGAGATCGGCGTCTCGATGGGCTCGGGCTCGGAGGCGACGCGCGCGGTCGCGCAGATCGTGCTGCTCAACAACAGCTTCGCGACGCTCCCCTCGGTCGTCGCCGAGGGCCGCCGTGTCATCGGCAACATCACGCGGGTCGCGACGCTCTTCCTCATCAAGACGGTCTACTCGGTGCTGCTCGCGGTCCTCGTGGTCTGCTCGCAGGTCGAGTACCCGTTCCTGCCCCGGCACCTGACGCTGCTCTCGACGCTCACGATCGGGGTCCCCGCCTTCTTCCTGGCGCTCGCGCCGAACAAGGAACGCGCCCGGCCCCACTTCGTGCGCCGCGTCATGCGGTACGCGATCCCCTGCGGCGTCGTCGCGGGCGCGGCGACGTTCGTCGCGTACCTCATCGCCCGCGCGCACTACTCGGGGCACGGGGCGCTCGACGCGGAGACGAGCGTCGCGACGCTGACGCTGTTCCTCATCTCGCTGTGGGTCCTCGCGATCGTCGCCCGCCCGTACACGTGGTGGCGGGTCCTGCTCGTCGCGGTGATGGGCCTCGCGTTCCTGCTCGTCCTCACGGTGCCGTGGTTGCAGGACTTCTTCGCGCTCAAGCTCGTCGGGACGACGATGCCGTGGACGGGGGTGCTGATCGCGGTGATCGCCTCGGTGGTCCTGGAGTTCGTGTGGCGCTGGGCGGGGCGCCGCTTCCCGAGCGAGCCGGCGGCGCAGACCCCGGCGCGGGCGCGGAGGCTCGCGCGCAGGGGCGGGGCGACACGGGCGGACGAGGAGGAGTAG
- a CDS encoding FUSC family protein produces MAEGIRSEAPHAAPAAPHPTTSPAAPPPAAPRTPAPGTPAGRAPAPRTSALRTAAHGIRDFHLGSDPGLGRLRSALVAGLAMAGALGIEYLYARLGGAAPQDMIVYMIIGTVVAMLGSNALAGPSPAANLRIAVFFPVALFAGLLPGIAVAEHEVPMLAGFVVVMFAAVYVRRFGLAYFFYGFMGWMGYFFAAFLHPRLSQLPGLLVAVLLATAWVTALCLALLRNRAGNALRHARAAFGARARAVARTAAALLAAESPRRRERLRRELHARQLGLAETALLIEGWSTEPGALPEGWSARALRRRLLEAQLAVEALAHAADTLARQPYEPEGPRAAAHAIAQALGRQRYTQASRLARALLESRRSDAPGAVRGALPAARQLAAAAATYTGLAGRVPAPGAPAPADTGFEPAVALSLGNLPGSPSVAKDVHARGRGWNPLRGVPLSTRQAFQAACAGGLAIVVGKAISEQRYYWAVIAAFVAFTGTATRSETVIKAGHRVLGTLLGIIAGIGLAHLTTGHSLLALTLIVVSMSVGFYLVKVSYAYMIFFVTIMVAQMYTLLHEFSAELLLLRLEETAAGALVGILVSLLFLPTSTRDTVNSARAELFGALTELLEGVALRFEGAAVEDADPDALAREVDHRLRALALVARPLTRPLVWRNNPSYLRERLRVYAAAARRARVLVPLASAATSTATPTPLRAHLAAAARALAAATRDLTSHPDRALVATDEVRTSLAAARTSLRAAEEAARAESARAPRALLPLHHLCDLLDDLATAPLLQRGGPGPVVTVRGTVNGAPTAEAAVTGDPRASTPVVSVEAPGLTERQG; encoded by the coding sequence ATGGCAGAGGGCATACGCTCCGAAGCACCGCACGCCGCCCCCGCGGCCCCGCACCCCACGACCTCCCCCGCGGCACCGCCTCCCGCCGCGCCGCGGACCCCGGCCCCCGGCACCCCCGCGGGTCGCGCCCCCGCACCGCGCACCTCCGCGCTCCGCACCGCCGCCCACGGCATCCGCGACTTCCACCTCGGCTCCGACCCCGGCCTCGGACGGCTCAGGTCGGCCCTCGTCGCGGGCCTCGCGATGGCCGGGGCGCTCGGCATCGAGTACCTCTACGCGAGGCTCGGCGGCGCCGCTCCCCAGGACATGATCGTCTACATGATCATCGGCACGGTGGTCGCGATGCTGGGCTCGAACGCCCTCGCCGGGCCCTCGCCCGCGGCGAACCTGCGGATCGCCGTGTTCTTCCCCGTCGCGCTCTTCGCCGGGCTCCTGCCCGGCATCGCCGTCGCCGAGCACGAAGTGCCGATGCTGGCGGGTTTCGTCGTCGTGATGTTCGCCGCCGTGTACGTGCGCCGCTTCGGTCTCGCCTACTTCTTCTACGGCTTCATGGGCTGGATGGGCTACTTCTTCGCGGCCTTCCTCCACCCCCGGCTGTCCCAGCTTCCCGGACTGCTCGTCGCCGTACTCCTCGCCACCGCCTGGGTCACGGCCCTGTGCCTCGCCCTCCTGCGCAACCGCGCGGGCAACGCGCTGCGCCACGCGCGCGCCGCCTTCGGCGCCCGTGCCCGCGCCGTCGCCCGCACCGCCGCGGCGCTCCTCGCCGCCGAGTCGCCGCGCCGCCGCGAGCGCCTGCGCCGCGAGCTCCACGCCCGCCAGCTCGGCCTCGCCGAGACCGCGCTCCTCATCGAGGGCTGGTCCACCGAGCCGGGCGCGCTGCCCGAGGGCTGGTCGGCGCGCGCGCTGCGCCGCCGCCTCCTGGAGGCACAGCTCGCCGTCGAGGCGCTCGCGCACGCCGCCGACACGCTCGCGCGGCAGCCGTACGAGCCCGAGGGGCCGCGCGCCGCCGCGCACGCCATCGCGCAGGCCCTCGGCCGCCAGCGCTACACCCAGGCGAGCCGCCTCGCCCGTGCGCTCCTGGAGTCGCGCCGCTCCGACGCGCCGGGCGCCGTACGGGGCGCGCTGCCCGCCGCGCGACAGCTCGCCGCCGCGGCGGCGACGTACACCGGGCTCGCCGGCCGCGTGCCCGCGCCGGGTGCGCCGGCGCCCGCCGACACCGGCTTCGAACCGGCCGTCGCGCTGAGCCTCGGCAACCTGCCGGGCTCGCCGTCCGTCGCCAAGGACGTGCACGCGCGCGGACGTGGCTGGAATCCGCTGCGCGGGGTGCCGCTCTCGACGCGGCAGGCGTTCCAGGCCGCGTGCGCGGGCGGACTCGCCATCGTCGTCGGCAAGGCGATCTCCGAGCAGCGGTACTACTGGGCCGTCATCGCCGCGTTCGTCGCCTTCACCGGGACGGCGACGCGCTCCGAGACCGTCATCAAGGCCGGTCACCGCGTCCTCGGCACGCTCCTCGGCATCATCGCGGGCATCGGGCTCGCGCACCTCACCACCGGGCACAGCCTGCTCGCGCTGACGCTCATCGTCGTGAGCATGAGCGTGGGCTTCTACCTGGTGAAGGTCTCGTACGCCTACATGATCTTCTTCGTGACGATCATGGTGGCGCAGATGTACACGCTGCTCCACGAGTTCTCGGCGGAGCTTCTGCTGCTGCGCCTGGAGGAGACGGCGGCGGGGGCGCTCGTCGGCATCCTCGTCAGCCTCTTGTTCCTTCCGACCAGCACGCGCGACACCGTGAACTCGGCGCGGGCGGAGCTGTTCGGGGCGCTCACCGAGCTGCTCGAAGGGGTGGCGCTGCGCTTCGAGGGCGCGGCGGTGGAGGACGCCGACCCGGACGCGCTCGCCCGCGAGGTGGACCACCGGCTGCGCGCGCTCGCGCTCGTCGCGCGCCCGCTGACGCGGCCCCTGGTGTGGCGCAACAACCCCTCGTACCTGCGCGAGCGGCTGCGCGTCTACGCGGCGGCGGCGCGCAGGGCGCGCGTCCTCGTGCCCCTCGCGAGCGCCGCGACGTCCACGGCGACGCCTACGCCGCTGCGCGCCCACCTCGCCGCGGCGGCCCGCGCCCTGGCGGCGGCGACCCGCGACCTGACGAGCCACCCGGACCGCGCCCTCGTCGCGACGGACGAGGTCCGCACCTCGCTCGCCGCGGCCCGCACGTCCCTCCGGGCGGCGGAGGAGGCGGCCCGCGCCGAGAGCGCGAGGGCCCCGCGCGCCCTCCTCCCCCTGCACCACCTGTGCGACCTCCTCGACGACCTGGCCACGGCCCCGCTGCTCCAGCGCGGCGGGCCGGGGCCCGTGGTGACGGTGCGGGGGACGGTGAACGGCGCGCCGACCGCGGAAGCGGCGGTGACGGGTGACCCGAGGGCGAGCACGCCGGTGGTGAGCGTCGAGGCGCCCGGCCTGACGGAGCGGCAGGGCTGA
- a CDS encoding MarR family winged helix-turn-helix transcriptional regulator — protein MTVERQPDGAEPPREDLIDRIERQTAFLNRNFELLHRRSRTHSEMDRAEYLMLRTLGAAPEPPDINALATMLGLNPSTAGRQVAALRRKGFATTTPDPADRRRSLITPTETGRRLAAEERLRRQEGFADLLAGWDEEDLRLLGEMFRKYNAAVARKHFTREP, from the coding sequence ATGACCGTCGAGCGCCAGCCGGACGGGGCCGAGCCGCCCCGCGAGGACCTCATCGACCGGATCGAGCGGCAGACCGCCTTCCTCAACCGCAACTTCGAACTGCTCCACCGCAGGTCGCGGACGCACAGCGAGATGGACCGCGCCGAATACCTCATGCTCCGCACGCTCGGCGCCGCGCCCGAACCCCCCGACATCAACGCCCTCGCCACGATGCTCGGCCTCAACCCCTCGACGGCCGGCCGCCAGGTCGCCGCCCTGCGCCGCAAGGGCTTCGCGACCACGACCCCCGACCCCGCCGACCGCCGCCGCAGCCTCATCACCCCCACCGAAACGGGCCGCCGCCTGGCCGCGGAGGAACGCCTGCGCCGCCAGGAAGGCTTCGCCGACCTCCTCGCGGGCTGGGACGAGGAGGATCTGCGCCTGCTCGGCGAGATGTTCCGCAAGTACAACGCGGCGGTCGCGCGGAAGCACTTCACCCGCGAGCCGTGA
- a CDS encoding DUF2530 domain-containing protein has translation MEKWTPRHEAPEPLEGPVVATIAIGTGIWFLLFLVQLPFYGWFDDHGHLWWLWTCAAGAGLGLFGTWYVRRRDEAIKRHAAERQGA, from the coding sequence ATGGAGAAGTGGACGCCGCGGCACGAGGCACCGGAACCGCTCGAAGGCCCGGTCGTGGCCACGATCGCGATCGGTACGGGGATCTGGTTCCTGCTCTTCCTCGTCCAGCTCCCGTTCTACGGCTGGTTCGACGACCACGGTCACCTGTGGTGGCTGTGGACGTGCGCGGCCGGGGCGGGTCTCGGCCTCTTCGGCACGTGGTACGTACGCCGCCGCGACGAGGCGATCAAGCGCCACGCGGCGGAGCGACAGGGGGCCTGA
- a CDS encoding NCS2 family permease, with the protein MPTSAIAQDSAPGGPSGAPPRNAVDRFFKISERGSNFGREIRGGFATFFAMAYIVVLNPIILGSAKDMNGHHLDNGQLVTATAVTAAFTTLLMGVIGNVPIALAAGLGVNTVVALQLAPRMTWPDAMGMVVLAGLVVMLLVATGLRERVMSAVPNGLRKGISIGIGLFVLLVGLVDSGFVSRIPDVAQTTVPLQLGGDGHLNGWPVLVFVLGVLLTVALLVRKVSGAILISIVAMTVVAVLINAVADIKPGAWGLTEPKWPGNPVSTPDFGLIGNVSLFGGFQHVGILTGVLFVFTVLLSCFFDAMGTIMGVGDEAHLTRADGSMPGMNKILFVDGIAVAAGGASSSSATTCFVESTAGVGEGARTGFSNLVTGGLFVLALFLTPVATMVPSQAATPALVAVGFLILSGSITKIDWTDFTIAIPAFLTMVMMPFTYSITNGIGIGFITFTVLRIVVGRWREVPVAMYIVSAVFAFYYLMPALQLT; encoded by the coding sequence ATGCCCACCTCGGCAATCGCCCAGGACTCCGCGCCCGGAGGACCGTCCGGGGCCCCGCCCCGGAACGCCGTGGACCGTTTCTTCAAGATCTCCGAGCGCGGCTCGAACTTCGGTCGTGAGATCCGGGGTGGCTTCGCCACCTTCTTCGCGATGGCGTACATCGTCGTGCTGAACCCGATCATCCTCGGCAGTGCCAAGGACATGAACGGTCACCACCTCGACAACGGCCAGCTCGTCACCGCGACGGCCGTCACCGCCGCCTTCACGACGCTCCTCATGGGCGTCATCGGCAACGTCCCGATCGCGCTCGCGGCGGGCCTCGGCGTCAACACGGTCGTCGCGCTCCAGCTCGCGCCCCGTATGACGTGGCCGGACGCCATGGGCATGGTGGTCCTCGCCGGTCTCGTCGTGATGCTGCTCGTCGCGACCGGCTTGCGCGAACGCGTCATGAGCGCGGTCCCCAACGGGCTGCGCAAGGGCATCTCGATCGGTATCGGTCTCTTCGTGCTCCTGGTCGGGCTCGTCGACTCGGGCTTCGTCTCCCGCATCCCGGACGTCGCCCAGACCACGGTCCCGCTCCAGCTCGGCGGTGACGGCCACCTCAACGGCTGGCCCGTGCTCGTCTTCGTCCTCGGTGTGCTGCTCACCGTGGCCCTGCTCGTCCGCAAGGTCTCGGGCGCGATCCTCATCAGCATCGTCGCCATGACCGTCGTCGCCGTGCTCATCAACGCGGTCGCCGACATCAAGCCGGGCGCCTGGGGCCTGACCGAGCCGAAGTGGCCGGGCAACCCCGTCTCGACGCCGGACTTCGGGCTGATCGGCAACGTGAGCCTCTTCGGCGGCTTCCAGCACGTCGGCATCCTCACCGGCGTCCTGTTCGTCTTCACCGTGCTGCTCTCGTGCTTCTTCGACGCGATGGGCACGATCATGGGCGTCGGCGACGAGGCGCACCTCACCCGCGCCGACGGCTCCATGCCGGGCATGAACAAGATCCTCTTCGTCGACGGCATCGCCGTCGCCGCCGGTGGCGCCTCGTCCTCCTCGGCGACGACGTGCTTCGTCGAGTCCACGGCGGGTGTCGGCGAGGGCGCGCGGACCGGCTTCTCGAACCTCGTGACCGGCGGGCTCTTCGTCCTCGCGCTCTTCCTGACCCCGGTCGCCACGATGGTGCCCTCGCAGGCGGCGACACCGGCGCTCGTCGCGGTCGGCTTCCTGATCCTGTCGGGATCGATCACGAAGATCGACTGGACCGATTTCACGATCGCCATCCCGGCGTTCCTCACCATGGTGATGATGCCGTTCACCTACTCGATCACGAACGGCATCGGGATCGGCTTCATCACCTTCACCGTGCTGCGGATCGTCGTCGGCCGGTGGCGCGAGGTGCCGGTCGCGATGTACATCGTGTCGGCGGTGTTCGCCTTCTACTACCTGATGCCGGCGCTCCAGCTCACGTAG
- a CDS encoding ribbon-helix-helix protein, CopG family — protein MGTDVLSLRIDGELLDRMRAHAARRGMTVQDYVIRTLVREDFDERFKVAVEKTEKFYG, from the coding sequence ATGGGGACCGATGTGCTCAGCCTGCGGATCGACGGCGAACTGCTCGACCGGATGCGCGCGCATGCCGCGCGCCGCGGCATGACCGTGCAGGACTACGTGATCAGGACACTCGTGCGGGAGGACTTCGACGAGCGCTTCAAGGTCGCGGTGGAGAAGACGGAGAAGTTCTACGGGTGA
- a CDS encoding MarR family winged helix-turn-helix transcriptional regulator codes for MLDLSQGEDAAAVSALRSSVMRLSRRIKHQRVDESLSPTEMSVLGTLARCGSATPGELARKEHVQPPSMTRIVALLEAKGLVRLEPHPEDRRQKVVSPTERAETMLAESRRKRNVWLAQLAAELDEDEWEKLRAAAPVLEKLAHL; via the coding sequence ATGCTTGACCTCAGTCAGGGTGAGGACGCCGCTGCCGTCAGCGCACTCCGTTCCTCCGTGATGCGGCTCTCCCGCCGCATCAAGCACCAGCGTGTCGACGAGTCGCTGAGCCCCACGGAGATGTCGGTGCTCGGCACCCTCGCCCGGTGCGGTTCCGCGACCCCCGGCGAGCTGGCGCGCAAGGAGCACGTGCAGCCGCCGTCGATGACGCGGATCGTGGCACTCCTGGAGGCGAAGGGCCTCGTCCGGCTCGAACCGCACCCGGAGGACCGGCGGCAGAAGGTCGTCAGCCCCACCGAGCGGGCCGAGACGATGCTCGCCGAGAGCCGGCGCAAGCGGAACGTGTGGCTGGCCCAGCTCGCCGCCGAACTCGACGAGGACGAGTGGGAGAAGCTCCGGGCAGCCGCCCCGGTGCTGGAGAAGCTCGCACACCTGTGA
- a CDS encoding MFS transporter, whose product MSTGPGADSAPAPDHHDSTARPAPGSAEDPARRTAERQALEADAAQEDPDEIPVPAEEPATGRPDARTATDARTTSDATAASGAGTASDARTPTHPTLGKPPTNAHAHAATPQSPADPEPPRRTSMFSSLRIRNYRLFFTGQVVSNIGTWMQRIAQDWLVLSLTGSSAAVGITTALQFLPMLLFGLYGGVLVDRLPKRQTLLVTQAVMGLTGLALAVLTLSDNVQVWHVYLTAFVLGLVTVVDNPARQTFVSEMVGPGMMRNAVSLNAANFQSARLVGPAVGGALITAVGSGYAFLLNGLSFIAPIVGLLLMRSGELHESHRTPRGKGQLREGLHYVAKRPELIWPIVLVFFVGTFGFNFPVWLSAFADDVFDAGAGTYAVFNILMAVGSLAGALLAARRARTRLRLLVGAAIAFGVLEIVASAVPSYWVFAALLVPIGMCGLTSNTTANQTVQMAAEPEMRGRVMSLYMMVFTGGTPVGGPLFGWLTDTYGARVGFATGGAITALAAVAVGLVLARIGGLRMEFGWNRGHPRLRFVPREGERAKELAAVA is encoded by the coding sequence TTGAGTACGGGACCCGGAGCAGACTCCGCCCCCGCACCTGACCACCACGACTCCACCGCCCGCCCCGCTCCCGGCTCCGCCGAGGACCCCGCCCGCCGCACGGCGGAGCGCCAGGCACTCGAAGCGGACGCCGCCCAGGAGGACCCGGACGAGATCCCGGTCCCCGCCGAAGAGCCCGCCACCGGGCGCCCCGACGCCCGTACCGCGACCGACGCCCGTACGACCTCCGACGCCACCGCCGCGTCCGGGGCCGGTACCGCGTCCGACGCGCGCACTCCCACGCACCCCACGCTCGGAAAGCCTCCCACGAACGCGCACGCGCACGCCGCCACTCCCCAGTCCCCGGCCGATCCCGAGCCCCCGCGCCGCACGTCGATGTTCAGCTCGCTGCGCATCCGCAACTACCGGCTCTTCTTCACCGGCCAGGTCGTCTCCAACATCGGCACCTGGATGCAGCGCATCGCCCAGGACTGGCTGGTCCTCAGCCTCACCGGCTCCTCGGCCGCCGTGGGCATCACGACCGCGCTCCAGTTCCTCCCGATGCTGCTCTTCGGCCTGTACGGCGGCGTGCTCGTCGACCGGCTGCCGAAGCGGCAGACGCTGCTCGTCACGCAGGCCGTCATGGGCCTCACCGGGCTCGCGCTCGCCGTGCTGACGCTCAGCGACAACGTCCAGGTCTGGCACGTCTACCTCACCGCCTTCGTCCTCGGCCTCGTCACGGTCGTCGACAACCCGGCCCGGCAGACCTTCGTCTCCGAGATGGTCGGCCCGGGGATGATGCGCAACGCGGTCTCGCTCAACGCCGCGAACTTCCAGTCCGCCCGCCTCGTGGGCCCCGCCGTCGGCGGCGCGCTCATCACCGCGGTCGGCAGCGGGTACGCCTTCCTCCTCAACGGCCTCTCCTTCATCGCGCCGATCGTCGGCCTGCTCCTCATGCGCTCGGGCGAGCTGCACGAGAGCCACCGCACCCCGCGCGGCAAGGGCCAGCTCCGCGAGGGACTGCACTACGTCGCGAAGCGACCCGAGCTGATCTGGCCGATCGTCCTCGTCTTCTTCGTCGGCACCTTCGGCTTCAACTTCCCCGTCTGGCTCTCGGCCTTCGCCGACGACGTCTTCGACGCGGGCGCGGGCACGTACGCGGTCTTCAACATCCTCATGGCGGTCGGCTCGCTCGCCGGGGCGCTGCTCGCCGCGCGCCGCGCGCGCACCAGGCTGCGGCTCCTCGTCGGGGCCGCGATCGCCTTCGGTGTCCTGGAGATCGTCGCCTCCGCAGTGCCCTCGTACTGGGTCTTCGCCGCGCTGCTCGTGCCGATCGGCATGTGCGGCCTGACGTCCAACACGACCGCCAACCAGACCGTCCAGATGGCCGCCGAACCGGAGATGCGCGGCCGGGTGATGAGCCTCTACATGATGGTCTTCACCGGCGGTACGCCCGTGGGCGGGCCGCTCTTCGGCTGGCTCACGGACACCTACGGCGCCCGCGTCGGCTTCGCGACCGGTGGCGCGATCACGGCGCTCGCCGCCGTCGCGGTCGGCCTCGTCCTGGCCCGTATCGGCGGCCTGCGCATGGAGTTCGGCTGGAACCGCGGCCACCCGCGCCTGCGCTTCGTGCCCCGCGAGGGCGAGCGCGCGAAGGAGCTGGCGGCGGTGGCGTGA